Below is a window of Candidatus Obscuribacterales bacterium DNA.
TGATGGAGGCGGCCCAAGGTCACCAAGTGGACGTCATTCTTATGGATGTATCCCTAGCACGGAGCATGTATCGCGGAAAACCGGTTGATGGCATTAAGATCACCCAGTTGCTCAAGGCCGATCCCGAAACTGCAGACCTGCCAATTATTTTAGTCACAGCCCATGCCATGGAGGGCGATCGCGAACATTTCCTAGCCCAGAGCGGGGCCGATGGCTACATCACCAAACCCGTTATCGACCATCAGCTTTTTGTGGATCAAATCATGGCCGTCATGCCTCAGGACTAAATTGATACAATTGTACTATATCAGGCTCAGATTGATATCCCTGGGGCGATCGCTGCGGGCCACGTTCCATCGCCTGAGGGCTGCACTGAGCTGGATGGGATGGGCTGGTCTAGTCCTGGCGATCGCCCTCAGTCTAGTCCTCACGCCCGTAGCCCTGTCATCATCCCCCCAGGCAGAGATTCGCGGCGTGTGGTTGACTAACGTGGATAGCGACGTTCTGTTTTCTCGTTCAGCGCTCAATCAAGCCGTCCGCCGTTTGCAGCGACT
It encodes the following:
- a CDS encoding response regulator, whose amino-acid sequence is MKTVLIVEDDPVNARVFSKILTKRAGLAVKHTENVDEVMEAAQGHQVDVILMDVSLARSMYRGKPVDGIKITQLLKADPETADLPIILVTAHAMEGDREHFLAQSGADGYITKPVIDHQLFVDQIMAVMPQD